One window of the Vigna radiata var. radiata cultivar VC1973A chromosome 1, Vradiata_ver6, whole genome shotgun sequence genome contains the following:
- the LOC106756682 gene encoding uncharacterized protein LOC106756682, which produces MLDAKPTTSPLQPHIQLTTTGDPFSDPTHYRSLVGALQYLTMTRPDLSYVGTMSYGLSFTRGASLNVLGYSDADWARCIETRRSTYGYSIFLGGNLVSWSSKKQPTVARSSCESDYRVMANAAAELI; this is translated from the exons ATGTTGGATGCAAAACCAACAACCTCACCTCTCCAACCTCATATTCAACTGACAACCACAGGAGATCCATTCTCTGATCCCACTCACTATCGCTCTCTCGTTGGTGCACTCCAGTATCTCACTATGACTCGTCCTGACTTGTCCTACGTG GGCACCATGTCCTATGGCCTATCCTTCACCCGTGGAGCTTCCCTTAATGTTCTTGGTTACTCGGATGCTGATTGGGCTCGATGTATTGAGACTAGGCGATCTACCTATGGTTATTCCATTTTCTTAGGCGGTAATCTCGTCTCATGGAGTTCTAAGAAACAACCAACCGTAGCTCGATCAAGTTGTGAATCAGATTATAGAGTCATGGCTAATGCAGCAGCTGAACTGATATGA